The following proteins are co-located in the Planctomycetota bacterium genome:
- the ruvB gene encoding Holliday junction branch migration DNA helicase RuvB, translated as QGPGARSLKLELPQFTLVGATTRAGLLTPALRDRFGLMLRLDFYAPDDLAKITHRAAQVLAVEVDDEGAWEIARRSRGTPRIANRLLKRVRDYAQVRGDGRVTKEIADAALTLLEVDQLGFDRMDRQILLTILEKYNGGPVGLGTLAAALCEEQDTLEDVYEPFLIQCGFLQRTPRGRMTTARAVEYFATKINKKEYPSLF; from the coding sequence CCAGGGTCCCGGCGCCCGTTCCCTCAAATTGGAACTCCCACAATTCACCCTGGTGGGCGCCACCACCCGGGCCGGACTCTTGACGCCCGCGCTCCGGGACCGCTTCGGCCTGATGCTGCGCCTGGATTTTTACGCCCCCGATGACCTGGCCAAGATCACCCACCGGGCCGCCCAGGTCCTGGCCGTGGAGGTGGATGACGAAGGGGCCTGGGAGATCGCCCGGCGCTCCCGGGGCACGCCCCGCATCGCCAACCGGCTGCTGAAAAGGGTGCGGGACTACGCCCAGGTACGGGGCGACGGCCGGGTCACCAAGGAAATTGCGGACGCGGCCCTGACGCTCCTCGAAGTGGACCAACTGGGCTTCGACCGCATGGACCGCCAGATCCTCCTCACCATCCTGGAGAAATACAACGGCGGCCCCGTGGGCCTGGGCACCCTGGCCGCGGCCCTCTGCGAAGAGCAGGACACTTTAGAAGACGTCTACGAACCCTTCCTCATCCAATGCGGTTTTTTGCAGCGCACCCCCCGGGGCCGGATGACTACGGCCCGGGCGGTGGAGTATTTTGCTACTAAGATTAATAAAAAAGAATACCCATCATTATTTTAA